From the genome of Ornithobacterium rhinotracheale, one region includes:
- a CDS encoding DUF2892 domain-containing protein gives MNKNIKISIAVLLFLAAGYLFYNEEYGWGVIVSLLTAIPIFLYFRNEYILLAFWEMRKQNLPRAKAWLDKITSPEKQLIRKQMGYFHFMKGISTGQENLTGSVAEMRKALDYGLSFAHDRAMAKLNIAAGAMSQGRKNEAKRWLDEAKKEDKQNMLTEHIKTMGEQMKRMNIGRNMQNPNIRRRGKYF, from the coding sequence ATGAATAAAAACATCAAAATTTCGATTGCCGTTTTATTGTTTTTGGCTGCAGGATATTTGTTTTACAACGAAGAATATGGATGGGGTGTGATTGTGTCGCTGCTTACGGCAATTCCGATTTTCTTGTATTTTAGAAATGAATATATACTTTTGGCTTTTTGGGAAATGAGAAAACAAAATTTGCCAAGAGCTAAAGCTTGGTTAGATAAAATCACTTCGCCAGAAAAACAATTGATTCGCAAACAAATGGGGTATTTCCATTTTATGAAAGGAATCTCAACTGGGCAAGAAAACTTGACGGGCTCTGTGGCAGAAATGCGCAAAGCTTTGGATTATGGATTGTCTTTTGCTCACGATCGAGCTATGGCTAAACTGAACATTGCTGCAGGAGCTATGTCGCAAGGGCGTAAAAACGAAGCGAAAAGATGGCTAGATGAGGCTAAAAAAGAAGATAAACAAAACATGCTTACCGAGCATATCAAAACCATGGGGGAGCAAATGAAACGCATGAACATTGGTCGCAATATGCAAAACCCCAATATACGCAGAAGAGGGAAGTATTTTTAG